A DNA window from Streptomyces canus contains the following coding sequences:
- a CDS encoding ABC transporter ATP-binding protein, translating into MTAVTAISLRHARVRYGPLEALHGITLTAPGPGLTVLLGRNGSGRTTTLRALAGTVPLTDGSVVWDGTDVTRVPAYERARRGLCLVPERQSVFGSLTVRENLELAAPTHDLALDAYPQLARLLPRRVGTLSGGEQRMLALSRALLARARVVLVDEPAQGMSPTVAARTYELLAALDACVVVAEQRLPPALHGRTVIVYELRRGVVAFSGEAAELRPGRG; encoded by the coding sequence ATGACAGCCGTCACGGCCATCTCGCTACGCCACGCGCGCGTGCGCTACGGCCCCCTGGAGGCCCTGCACGGCATCACCCTCACCGCCCCGGGCCCCGGCCTCACCGTCCTGCTGGGCCGCAACGGCTCCGGCCGTACGACGACTCTGCGCGCCCTGGCCGGAACCGTGCCGCTCACCGACGGCAGCGTGGTGTGGGACGGCACCGACGTGACCCGCGTACCGGCGTACGAGCGGGCCCGCCGCGGTCTGTGCCTGGTCCCCGAACGCCAGTCGGTGTTCGGCTCCCTCACGGTCCGCGAGAACCTCGAACTGGCCGCCCCCACCCACGACCTGGCCCTGGACGCCTACCCCCAGCTCGCCCGCCTGCTCCCCCGCCGCGTCGGCACCCTCTCCGGCGGCGAACAACGCATGCTCGCGCTCTCCCGAGCCCTCCTGGCACGCGCACGCGTGGTCCTCGTCGACGAACCTGCGCAAGGCATGTCCCCCACGGTCGCGGCCCGCACGTACGAACTCCTGGCCGCGCTGGACGCGTGTGTGGTGGTGGCCGAGCAACGGCTCCCACCCGCACTGCACGGCCGGACGGTGATCGTGTACGAACTGCGGCGGGGTGTGGTCGCGTTCAGCGGAGAGGCGGCGGAGCTGCGGCCGGGGCGGGGCTGA
- the der gene encoding ribosome biogenesis GTPase Der encodes MNDHIHSEGSSEEHDHGALGDAEYAEFMELAAEEGFDPEDVEGAIEAAGHGPLPVLAVVGRPNVGKSTLVNRIIGRREAVVEDKPGVTRDRVTYEAEWAGRRFKVVDTGGWEQDVLGIDASVAAQAEYAIEAADAVVFVVDAKVGATDTDEAVVRLLRKAGKPVVLCANKVDGPSGEADASYLWSLGLGEPHPVSALHGRGTGDMLDAVLEALPEAPEQSFGTAIGGPRRIALIGRPNVGKSSLLNKVAGEERVVVNEVAGTTRDPVDELIELGGVTWKFVDTAGIRKRVHLQQGADYYASLRTAAAVEKAEVAVILIDGSESISVQDQRIVTMAVEAGRAIVLAYNKWDTLDEERRYYLEREIETELGQVAWAPRVNVSARTGRHMEKLVPAIETALAGWETRVPTGRLNAFLGELVAAHPHPIRGGKQPRILFGTQAGTKPPRFVLFASGFIEAGYRRFIERRLREEFGFEGTPIHISVRVREKRGAKKK; translated from the coding sequence ATGAACGACCACATCCACTCCGAGGGCTCTTCCGAAGAGCACGACCACGGAGCGCTTGGCGATGCCGAGTACGCGGAGTTCATGGAGCTCGCCGCGGAAGAGGGCTTCGACCCCGAGGACGTCGAGGGTGCCATCGAGGCGGCCGGGCACGGACCGCTGCCCGTGCTCGCGGTCGTCGGCCGCCCCAATGTCGGCAAGTCGACTCTGGTGAACCGCATCATCGGGCGCCGCGAGGCCGTCGTGGAGGACAAGCCCGGAGTCACCCGCGACCGTGTCACCTACGAGGCCGAGTGGGCGGGGCGCCGCTTCAAGGTCGTCGACACCGGCGGCTGGGAGCAGGACGTCCTCGGCATCGACGCCTCCGTGGCCGCGCAGGCCGAGTACGCGATCGAGGCCGCCGACGCCGTCGTGTTCGTCGTCGACGCCAAGGTCGGCGCGACCGACACCGACGAGGCGGTCGTACGACTGCTGCGCAAGGCCGGTAAGCCCGTGGTGCTGTGTGCCAACAAGGTCGACGGGCCGAGCGGCGAGGCCGACGCCTCCTACCTCTGGTCCCTCGGGCTCGGCGAGCCGCACCCCGTCTCGGCGCTGCACGGCCGGGGCACCGGCGACATGCTCGACGCGGTTCTGGAGGCGCTGCCGGAGGCGCCCGAGCAGAGCTTCGGCACCGCGATCGGCGGGCCGCGCCGCATCGCCCTGATCGGCCGCCCGAACGTCGGCAAGTCCTCGCTGCTGAACAAGGTCGCCGGCGAGGAGCGGGTCGTCGTCAACGAGGTGGCCGGCACCACCCGTGACCCGGTCGACGAGCTGATCGAACTCGGCGGTGTCACCTGGAAGTTCGTCGACACCGCCGGTATCCGCAAGAGGGTCCACCTCCAGCAGGGCGCCGACTACTACGCCTCGCTGCGCACCGCCGCCGCCGTCGAGAAGGCCGAGGTGGCGGTCATCCTGATCGACGGCTCCGAGTCCATCTCGGTCCAGGACCAGCGGATCGTCACCATGGCCGTCGAGGCGGGCCGCGCGATCGTCCTCGCCTACAACAAGTGGGACACCCTCGACGAGGAGCGCCGCTACTACCTGGAGCGGGAGATCGAGACCGAGCTCGGCCAGGTCGCCTGGGCGCCGCGCGTCAACGTCTCGGCGCGCACGGGCCGCCACATGGAGAAGCTGGTCCCCGCGATTGAGACGGCTCTGGCGGGCTGGGAGACGCGTGTCCCGACCGGCCGCCTCAACGCCTTCCTCGGTGAGCTGGTGGCCGCCCATCCGCACCCGATCCGGGGCGGCAAGCAGCCGCGCATCCTCTTCGGCACTCAGGCCGGCACCAAGCCGCCGCGGTTCGTGCTCTTCGCCTCCGGGTTCATCGAGGCGGGCTACCGGCGTTTCATCGAGCGCCGGCTGCGTGAGGAGTTCGGCTTCGAGGGCACTCCGATCCACATTTCGGTGCGGGTGCGCGAGAAGCGCGGCGCGAAGAAGAAGTGA
- a CDS encoding lysophospholipid acyltransferase family protein, which yields MCRHPRRGEAGGEVSTDSSGTVPSRKGAEVGRRIGVGLMYGLWKPRVLGAWRMPATGPAILAVNHSHIIDGPMVMGVSPRPTHFLIKKEAFIGPLDPFLTAIGQVKVDRSVADRGAITRALDVLKAGGVLGIFPEGTRGEGDFASLRAGLAYFAVRSGAPVVPVAVLGSSEKPGRLIKGLPPLRSRVDVVFGDPFEAGDGSGRRTRKALDEATERIQKQLSAHLENARRLTGR from the coding sequence GTGTGTCGTCACCCTCGTCGAGGAGAAGCGGGCGGGGAAGTGAGTACGGACTCTTCCGGCACGGTTCCTTCGCGGAAGGGCGCCGAGGTCGGGCGGCGGATCGGCGTCGGGCTGATGTACGGGCTGTGGAAGCCGCGTGTGCTCGGCGCCTGGAGGATGCCCGCGACCGGGCCCGCGATCCTCGCCGTCAACCACTCCCACATCATCGACGGCCCGATGGTCATGGGCGTGTCACCCCGGCCGACGCACTTCCTGATCAAGAAGGAAGCGTTCATCGGCCCGCTGGACCCGTTCCTGACGGCCATCGGACAGGTCAAGGTGGACCGCTCGGTGGCCGACCGCGGGGCGATCACCCGGGCGCTCGATGTCCTCAAGGCCGGCGGGGTGCTCGGTATCTTCCCGGAGGGCACCCGGGGCGAGGGCGACTTCGCCTCCCTGCGGGCCGGGCTCGCGTACTTCGCGGTGCGCAGCGGGGCACCGGTCGTTCCGGTCGCCGTGCTGGGAAGCTCCGAGAAGCCGGGACGGTTGATAAAGGGGCTGCCTCCGCTGCGCAGCCGCGTCGACGTCGTCTTCGGCGACCCCTTCGAGGCGGGCGACGGCAGCGGACGGCGTACGCGCAAGGCGCTCGACGAGGCGACCGAGCGCATCCAGAAGCAGCTCAGCGCCCACCTGGAAAACGCCAGGCGCCTGACCGGGCGCTAG
- the cmk gene encoding (d)CMP kinase: MENGAAQPVIVAIDGPSGTGKSSTSKAVAAQLGLSYLDTGAQYRAITWWMVTNGIDIDDPSAIAAVAGKAEIVSGTDPENPTITVDGTDVAGPIRTQEVTSKVSAVSAVPEVRARITELQRSLATSAEKGIVVEGRDIGTTVLPDADLKVFLTASPEARAARRSGELKGADVNATREALIKRDAADSSRKTSPLAKADDAVEVDTTELTLAQVIECVVTLVEEKRAGK, encoded by the coding sequence GTGGAAAACGGCGCCGCCCAGCCCGTGATTGTCGCCATAGACGGCCCCTCCGGCACGGGCAAGTCGAGCACCTCGAAGGCTGTCGCCGCGCAGCTGGGTCTGAGCTACCTGGACACCGGGGCCCAGTACCGGGCGATCACCTGGTGGATGGTGACCAACGGGATCGACATCGACGACCCGTCCGCGATCGCCGCCGTGGCGGGGAAGGCGGAGATCGTCTCCGGCACCGATCCGGAGAACCCGACGATCACGGTCGACGGGACCGATGTGGCCGGTCCGATCCGGACCCAGGAAGTCACCTCCAAGGTCAGCGCGGTGAGCGCGGTGCCCGAGGTGCGGGCCCGGATCACCGAGCTGCAGCGGTCGCTGGCGACCTCGGCCGAGAAGGGCATCGTCGTCGAGGGACGGGACATCGGTACGACCGTGCTGCCCGACGCCGACCTCAAGGTCTTCCTCACCGCTTCGCCCGAGGCCCGCGCCGCGCGCCGTAGCGGGGAGCTCAAGGGTGCCGACGTCAACGCCACCCGTGAGGCGCTGATCAAGCGGGACGCGGCCGACTCCAGCCGGAAGACCTCGCCGCTCGCCAAGGCGGACGACGCGGTCGAGGTGGACACCACCGAGCTCACCCTCGCGCAGGTCATCGAGTGTGTCGTCACCCTCGTCGAGGAGAAGCGGGCGGGGAAGTGA
- a CDS encoding prephenate dehydrogenase, with product MRTALVVGTGLIGTSAALALAGRGVTVHLADHDPEQARTAAALGAGTDEAPEGPVDLAIVAAPPAHVAGVLADAMRRGVARGYIDVASVKGGPRRELEGLGLDLSSYIGTHPMSGREKSGPLAASGDLFEGRPWVLTPTRDTDTEVLNLALELVSHCRAVPVVMDADAHDRAVALVSHMPHLVSSMVAARLQHAEEAAVRLCGQGIRDVTRIAASDPGMWIDILSANPGPVADLLTDVAGDLEETVRALRALQSADEAKRLEGTSGIEDMLRRGNAGQVRVPGKHGSAPRVYEVVAVLIDDQPGQLARIFADAGRAGVNIEDVRIEHATGQQAGLVQLMVEPSAAPVLAASLRERGWAIRQ from the coding sequence GTGAGGACCGCACTCGTCGTCGGGACCGGGCTGATCGGGACGTCCGCCGCGCTGGCGCTGGCGGGGCGGGGCGTCACCGTCCATCTCGCCGACCACGATCCCGAGCAGGCCCGTACGGCCGCCGCGCTCGGAGCGGGTACGGACGAGGCGCCCGAGGGGCCCGTCGACCTCGCGATCGTCGCCGCGCCGCCCGCGCATGTGGCCGGAGTGCTCGCCGACGCGATGCGGCGCGGGGTCGCTCGCGGGTACATCGACGTGGCCAGCGTGAAGGGCGGGCCGCGGCGGGAGCTGGAGGGGCTGGGGCTCGACCTCTCCTCGTACATCGGTACGCATCCGATGTCCGGACGGGAGAAGTCCGGACCGCTGGCCGCCTCCGGGGATCTCTTCGAGGGGCGGCCCTGGGTGCTGACCCCCACCCGCGACACCGACACCGAGGTGCTCAATCTCGCGCTGGAGCTGGTCTCGCACTGTCGCGCGGTGCCGGTGGTCATGGACGCCGACGCCCACGACCGTGCTGTGGCGCTTGTCTCGCACATGCCGCATCTGGTGTCCAGCATGGTCGCCGCGCGGCTCCAGCACGCCGAGGAGGCCGCCGTACGCCTGTGTGGGCAGGGGATTCGGGATGTGACCCGGATCGCCGCGTCGGATCCCGGGATGTGGATCGACATCCTCTCCGCGAATCCGGGACCGGTGGCCGATCTGCTCACCGATGTCGCCGGGGACCTGGAGGAGACGGTGCGGGCGCTGCGGGCGTTGCAGTCCGCGGACGAGGCGAAGCGGCTCGAGGGCACGTCCGGGATCGAGGACATGCTGCGGCGGGGGAACGCCGGGCAGGTCCGGGTGCCCGGGAAACACGGGTCCGCTCCTCGGGTGTACGAGGTCGTGGCCGTGCTCATCGACGACCAGCCGGGGCAGCTGGCCCGGATCTTCGCGGACGCCGGGCGGGCCGGGGTCAATATCGAGGACGTGCGGATCGAGCATGCGACAGGGCAGCAGGCGGGGCTGGTGCAGCTGATGGTCGAGCCGTCGGCGGCGCCGGTACTGGCGGCGTCGTTGCGGGAGCGTGGCTGGGCCATTCGGCAGTAG
- the aroH gene encoding chorismate mutase — protein MAVRAVRGAVQLEKDEAGHMDEQVGALLTAIMERNELTADDLISIWFTATPDLHSDFPAAAARKLGTGFADVPLICAQELDIEGAMPRVVRVLAHIESDRPRADIAHVYLGAAAALRKDIAQ, from the coding sequence GTGGCGGTACGAGCGGTCCGGGGCGCCGTCCAACTCGAAAAGGACGAGGCCGGCCACATGGACGAGCAGGTCGGGGCGCTGCTCACCGCCATCATGGAGCGGAACGAGCTGACCGCGGACGACCTGATCAGCATCTGGTTCACGGCCACGCCCGACCTGCACAGCGACTTCCCCGCGGCCGCGGCCCGCAAGCTCGGCACCGGCTTCGCCGATGTACCGCTGATCTGCGCCCAGGAACTCGACATCGAGGGAGCCATGCCCCGCGTCGTCCGTGTTCTCGCGCACATAGAGTCCGACCGGCCCCGCGCCGACATCGCGCACGTCTACCTCGGCGCCGCGGCCGCCCTGCGCAAGGACATCGCACAGTGA